The Streptomyces sp. NBC_00483 genome contains the following window.
GCGTGCTGCCGATCACCACCACGACACTCGCCCACAACGCCGCCAAGGACGACCTGGCGGCCTGGCTCGGTGACATGTTCCTGCCGCTGGAGGTGTGCAACTGGCCGCTGAACGTCGCCGTGGTGCGCAGCGGCGACCGGACCATCCTCGTCGATTCCGGGCTGGGGACGGAGTTCCCGGGTTTCCCGCGAGCCGGACGGCTGGCCATGCGACTGGACGCCGCCGGGATCGATCCCGCGTCCGTGACCGACGTGGTGCTCACCCACCTGCACATGGACCACATCGGCGGGCTGCTCGTGGAGGGGCTGAGGGGCCGGCTGCGCCAGGACCTGCAAGTCCACCTGGCGGCGGCTGAGGCCGAGTTCTGGGACGCGCCCGACTTCTCCCACACCGTCATGCCGGGGCCGGTGCCGGACGTGCTGCGAAAGACCGCCTCGCAGTTCCTGGACGTGTACCGCAGCCAGTTGCGCCCGTTCGAGACGGAGTACGAGGTGGCGCCAGGAGTGGTGATGCAGCGCACGGGCGGGCACACCCCCGGCCACAGCATCATCCGCCTGGAGTCCGGCGGCGATCGGCTGACGTTCGCCGGCGACGCCGTGTTCCAGACCGGGTTCGACAAGCCCGACTGGCACAACGGCTTCGACCACGACCCCGAGGAAGCGGCCCGCGTCCGGTTCCGTCTCCTGACAGAGCTGGCGGCGAACGGCGGGCAACTGCTGGCCGCGCACCTGCCGTTCCCGGCTGCCTGCCACGTGGCGGTCGACGGCAGCGCCTTCCGTTTCGTACCGGCCGTCTGGGACTACTGAACCGCACTGCGGCTGGGGCCGACGCCTGAGCAGCGCCCGAGAGGCCGGCCCTGATATGTGGTCCTGGTTGTCAAGTGAGCAAGGTGGAGCGGTGCCCACGTGACATCACTGTGGGCACCGCCCCGACAACCCGGGACACCACCTCCGACGAGGACTTCCGCAGCCCGCGGCCCCCATCGTCAGCCCATTCGACATCGACCAGACCCGGATCCGTCGCGCCCCCCCGGCTTTGCGTACCTGCCGAAAACGGCCGTACAGATACAGCGAGAACCGGACGAGGAAGATGGGACCAAACCCCACCTACGGGGTATACGCCTTTACTCGGCGCGCTATGGAACGAGAATCCGACAGCACGAACGAGAAGCAGTGGGAATCCGACAGGCTCAGTGCGGCAGGACAACTAGCGCTATCGCGGGTCGGGCGGTGTGGCCAACTGAAGTGCTAAGTCACACTCGCCGACGTATAGGCCGGGGGCCTGTCCTGCCTTTCTCGGAGCGGCTGCGTCGCACAGAATGCCGTCATGACAACGATCTCGACTGGCGCGGAGCAGGTTGCCGCTGCGATCGATGCCCGAAGCCGCGAGGGGTTTGCCTTGGCCGCGCTCGACGGCATGGGAGGGTCCGGTAAATCAACCCTGGCGGCGGCCCTTGTCGAGTTGCGTGGCGCCGTGGTCGTGCACGGAGACGATTTCTACCGCGCGATGGACGCGGAGGAGCGTGCTCGGCTGGATCCTGTGCAGGGCTACCACCGCTACTTCGACTGGCAGCGGCTGCGCGAAGAGGTGCTGTCGCCGCTCGCCGGCGGTCGCGATGCCGGCTACCGGCGCTACGACTGGGGGACCGGGGCCCTGGCGCTGGACGAGGTCCACGCCGTCTCTCACTCCGGCATCGTCGTCGTTGAGGGTGTGTACACCGCCCGACCTGAACTCGCCCAGTTGTACGACCTGGTGGTCTACGTCGATACCCCGCGCGAGGAATCCCTGCGCCGGCTTCGCGAACGTGGCCACGACCACGGCCCGATCGACTGGGAGTCCCGCTGGCGCCTGGCCGAAGAGTACTCCCTGGCCGTGGAGCGCCCCCTTCTCCTCGACCGAGTACCAGTGTTCGCGGCCTCCGCCGAGCAGGGTGTCGACCGGCGCCCCCTTGTCGTAGCGGACGGTGCCATCGGGGCCGACGCCTGCGTTGTAGTAGGTGTGGGTGAAAGTGCAGGCGACCAGGGAGCTCCCGGTAGCGAGTTGGAAGACCGGCAGTGCGGTCCCGACCGTGCGGTGGCCCGCCTTTACCTGTGCTGGCCGTCCACCACCGACAGCACGACATCGACGAGCCGCTCGGCGGCATCGGGGCGGCCGTGCGCGCGAGCGCGTGCGGCCATCTCGCTGCGCTGCGTCTCATCGGCCAGCAGCGGGGTCACCGCCTCCTGCAACCGCTGCGGAGTCACGTCGCCCACCAGCGCGACCGCAGCACCAGCGTCCTCCAAGTGCCGGGCGTTGTGGGCCTGTTCGTTCCCGGCCGAGGTGGCGAGTGGCACGAGGACGGCGGCCTTGCCGAGTGCGGTGAGCTCCGCGATCGTTCCGGCTCCGCTGCGGGAGAGGACGACGTCGGCCAGGGCGAGTACATCTGGCAGCTCGGAGCCTACGTAAGCGGTCAGGTGGTGGCGTGCGGCCAGCTGCGCGGGCAGTCCGGTGGCCGCTTCGCGCAGGCCCTCGACATGATCGGGGCCGCACTGGTGGATGACGTTGGCCCGCTCCAACAGCCAGGGGAGCACGGACTTCACCAGCTCGTTGATCTGCTGTGAGCCCTGCGCCCCGCCGGTGACGTAGACGGTGGGCAGGCGGCGGTCGAAGCCGGTCAGGTTCAGTACGTCGATGGCCTTGTCCGGCTGCCCGGACAGGACTTCGGGGCGTACCGGGTTGCCGGTCACCACGGCCCGGTTGCGGACGGCTTCCGGCAGCAGCGGCAGCGTGGACTCCGAGGACACGGCAACCCTGCTTGCGGCGCCGGCCAACGTCTTGTTCGCCAGGCCGAGACGGACCGTCTGCTCGTGGACGACCAGCGGGACGCGGCACAACCGGGTCGCCGCGATACCCACGGGCACGGCCACGTATCCGCCGGTCGCCAGCACCACGTCCGGCCGGAAGGCGTTGATCGCCTTGCGGGCCTGCAGCACGCCGAGCGGAACCCGGCTCATATCGGCGACGTTCGCCGGCGATGCCAATTTGATCGGGTTCTTCGAGCGGCGGATCTTGCCCACGGCGACCGACGTGAACGCGATGCCCTCACCGGCCGCCACACGTGCCTCCAGGCTGTCCTCCTTGCCCACCCAGAGGACTTCCAGGCCGCGGCCCGCGGCAGCCAGGCGAGCCTGAAGGGTGCGCACAGCAGTCAGGGCCGGGTACGTATGCCCGCCGGTTCCGCCGCCTGTCACGATCAAGCGGAGTGGGGGGTGAACGCTGCTCACAGGGGTGGCTCCAGTCACTGTCGAACCTTGCTCGGAATCGTGCCGGATCCGCACCCGGCCAAGGCCGAGCCTCCCACAGCCGCATGACCGCCCGACGACCCAGCCGTCCGATCGGTGTGCATGTTCGAAGAATGTCACCGTCGATGCGCAGGCGTAACGTCGGCGGCCGTCCGTACAACGCCCGCCGGGGGATGGTCATTTGAGGCCGGGCGATGAGCGATCGATGAGCGGTCGAGGGGCGGTCGAGGGGCGCGTCCCCACGGACACCGTGGAGGTGTTCGTCCCCGGAGCGTTCGCCGCGGGTGACTGGGCGCAGCCTGACATCTTGCTGTTCGTCCGCCACCTCCATCTACTGGCAGGCTGCGGTCAGTTGGACTGAAGCTCGCCGATGAGCTGCGCGGCTTGCTTCCGCGCCGGCTCCGGCCTCGGGGAACATCGGTACAGCCGTTGGCGCCGAGAACGGTCACGGTCCGATCGGCGTGAGCGCGCTGACGCGGTTCTCGTACTCGCGACATCGGGGACATCAGCGACGCCCGCCCCGCGCAGTTCCCCATGCCCATGCACCAGATCGCGCTCGCACGACTCGGCCTTCCACCGGTCGACGCCGCCGATCTCGAGGCTCTCGCCCAGCGCTGCGAGGCGTCGAACCGCTGGAGTTTCGCGCTGGTCCTGGCACCGCCGCGCATCACCGGCACCACCGGACTCGTCGTCAATCCGATCGCCGTCTTCTGATCGGGCAGGCGACGTGCTCGGCACATCCGGTGCCGAGCGGTCGACTGTTGTTCGTCAGGTGTTGGTCCCGGCCACAGGTGCCCGGTGGCCGCGGCGGCCGGCCTCGTTCTCTTCTTCGGCGCCGACATCGTGACCCACCTGCGAGCTCGCGACCACTCCTTCGGTCTGCAGTACCCGTTCCTTCTGCTGGCCATACGGTGGAGCGATGCGGGACGACGCCGAGATGCGACAGGTTCTGGCCGGACAGACCGCGCTCGGCCGCGTCGGCGAACCTGAGGAGATCGGCGACGCCATCGCCACGCTGGCCTCCGAGGGCCTGCGCTGGGTCACCGCCCAGCGGATCGAGGTCTCCGGCGGCGCCCTCCTCTGAGCGACCGGGCGACGGCCTGTAGAGACGCAGGCAGCGACGGCCCCGACTCACTCCCAGCGGGTAACTGCATTCGCGGTGTGATGGAGTACCGCCACAAGATGTACGTCACCAAGTGGCGCTGCCCCTGAGCTCCCGGCATCGACCCAAGGAACCTCCGCCGTGTGGGAGATCGTCCTCCACCTGACCCCGCTGACCGTCGCGGGGTTCCTGCTACTGTGCGCCGTCCTGCCCTGGGCGGCGGTGGCGCTGCAAGCCCGTGCCCGGGATGTCGTCCCGGTGCTCTCCCGTGCTCTCCTGGTGCTCTGTCTCCTGGTGGTGCTGGCGGCGACCCTGATCCCCGACCAGTCGCTGGGCAGTGGCGGGCAGCGCTACGTCATCTGGCTGCCGGGCGAGGGGCTGTGGGGCGACCACATGAGCACGCTCGGAATGAGTGACACGGAACGTGGCATGATCGTGCGGCTGCAGTTGGCGAACGCATTGATGTTCGTCCCCCTCGGCCTCCTCCTCGTCCTCGCGAGCCGTCAACCACGCCTGGGCCGTGCGGCCTTGACCTGTCTGGCCCTGAGCCTTCTCATCGAGGCGGCGCAGTACGCGATGAACGCCGGCCGCACCGTCGACATCGACGACGTACTGTTCAACACGCTCGGCGGCATCCTCGGAGGTCTCCTCGCCTACCTGCCGCACCGGATGCTGAGCCCCGCATCGCAGCCGCGGCACGCCCAATGACCACACGGTGGTGGCTCAGGAGGTACGGGACATCACTGCCGACGGAGTCCGAGGAAGCCGTCTGGTCCATGTGCAGGCCGGTCATGACGCTCCGTCCGAACAGCCGGCAGCCATCGCCGCCCACATCCGTGCCCCTGACAGTGGCTGGTCGGCGACAATCGCCTCATGCGTGCACTCCTGACCACCGGCACACCACCCGCGTGGACCGTGACCGAGATCGCGCCGCCCGCCGTCGCCCCGGACCAGGTGCTGGTGGAGGTCGCCACCGCAGGGCTGAACCGTGCCGACCTGCTGATGCGCGAGGGTGCTTATGTCCCGTCCAGTGCCGACTGGAACGTGGGGCCGGACCGTGTCGTTTTCGAGATGGCCGGTCGCGTGCGGACGGTCGGTGACCGGGTCACCGGCATCGTGCCCGGTGACTGCGTCATGGCGCAGACGGGCGGCGCCTGCGCCGAGTTGGTCGCCGTGGACCACCGGCTCCTGCTGCCCGTGCCCGACCTCCAGGACCTCGTTGCCGCCGCCGGCCTGCCCAGCGCACTGCTCACCGAGTACGACGCCCTGACCGGGGCGGCCCGGTTCCGGCCCGGCGACCGTGTCCTGATCACCGGTGGCGCCGGCGGCGTCGGTCACATCGGTGTGCAGCTCGCCCGGGCCCTCGGCGCCGGCACGGTCATCGCTACCACCCGCTCCCGGGCCAAGGCGGGCCTGCTGCGCGAGTTGGGCGCCACCCGGGTCATCGACACGGCTTGCGAGGACATCGCGACGGCGCTGGGCCCCGACGCCTTTGACGTCTGCCTCGACCACCTGGGCGGCCCTGTCCTTGCAGGTCTCCTCGGCGCCGCCGCTCCTCGCGCCAGGATCGTGCAGATCGGGCGGCTCGCCGGGGCACATGTCCGTCTTGACCTCGAAACGCTCGCTGCCCGCCGGATACAGCTGATCGGCACCACCTTCCGCGGCCGCGAGGCCGACGAACTGCACGCCCTCACCGCCCGAGTGCGCGAAGCCCTGCCCGGTCTGCTGCGCACCCACGACGTGCGTCCTCTCGTCGACTCGGTCCTCGACCTCAGCGAGGCGGAACGCGCTGGGCAACTGCTCGACCGGCCCGGACTCACCGGCAAGGTGATCCTGCGCATCGGCGTCTGACGACAGCCCTGCGGTCTTCACGGCTTGGAGGCTGCACGAATGAGCCGCAGCTGCCCGATCTCAGCGACGTTCTTCATCAGCTCGGCGTTCAGCCAGGCGACCGGGGCTGCTGCCGCAGCATCACCGCTGTGCGGGAACCCTGGTTACCGAACACCACAGGAACTTCGGAGAAGAGGCGGTCCGGTCATCCGCAGGTAGAGCCACGCACCACGAGCCGGGGCGGGAAAACCCGGGTCTCGTGCACATGCTCGTCGCTCGCTTCGATCTCGTCGATGAGGAGATCTATGGCTGCGCGGCCCAGGTCTTCGACCGGCTGGTGGATGGTGGTCAGCGGCACGGCCGCCAACGTCGCGACGTCGAGGTCGCCGTAGCCGATCACGCGGATGTCGTCCGGGATGCTCAGGCCGCGCGCGGACAGTCCCTGGCACACGCCCACCGCGAGGAAGTCGTTCGTGCAGAACACCGCATCCGGTACGGAGTTCAGGCCTCGGGCGATGGCGGCTCCCGCCTCGATCGTCATCGTCTCGGCGACGACCTGCTCGAGTCGGGCGTCCGGAGAGCTGCGGATCGCCTTACGGGCTCCCTGGTAGCGGTCGGCGCACTGCCGGATCGTCCGGCTGCCGTTGACGACGAGGATGTGACGCGCTCCGTCGTTGAGCAGGTGGTCCACCGCCAGGCAGCCACCGCTGACGTCGTCGACGGCGACCGAGCAGCCGTCCTGTGCCGGCATCGTCCGGTCGGTCAGCACCAGGGGAATGCCGCGCTGACGCAGCCTGGTGAGCCGGTCCGGGTCGGCGCCGAGCGGCGCGACGACGACGCCGACCGCGCGTTGCTCGGCAAGCATGGTGAAGTAGCTGCGCTCGCGGTCGGGGTGGTCGCCGCTGTCGCACAGGACAAGGGAGAGACCGTGCCTGTATGCCGCGTCGGTGGCCCCCCTTGCGATGCGCGCATAGAAGGAGTTCGCGATATCGGGCAGGACCAGCCCCACCGACGAGGCACGACCGCTGCGCAGGCTGGCCGCCCCCGGGTGCGGCACATAGTCGAGGGCGGCGACCACGGTGCGTACCCGGGCGGCGGTGTCGGCGCTGACGCGCTCGGGACGGTTGAGGACGTTGGAAACCGTGGACGTGGAGACTCCGGCTGCCTCCGCGACATCCTGGATACGAGCGGGCGGCTTGCTGGACATCACGCCCCTTGTCCTCCGATCGCCCGGGTCTCACCAGATGGGGCAGCGCCTGTGCCGCACGGGCACGATGATTTCGGCTCCCGACCTTAACGAAAAAACTTTACATGGCCGCATCCGAAGCGCACAGGACCACCGGGCCCGGCACACGAAGGTGCTCCGACATCGCAGGGCATGCCCGTCCGGGCCGGGTGCAAGCCTTCTAAAAACGTTTTAGACGCGGCATCTCGCACCCGCCGTCAACCTCCATGTCCGCCTCAACCTTTGGTGGATCGTGGTGAATAGTGACGTTTGTTCATGGCCGATCACCTCGCCGAAGAAGTTGCTGCACGCGTCTTGTTTGAACGTTCCAAGCGTCCTACGGTCGTTCGCACCGAGCCCTCGACCGGGCTGTGCGGTTCACATCCCGGCAGGCACCGCTTTCCTCGCGCGACGCACCTTCATCCGTGCAGCTGTGCAGCCTCTTCGCCCTGGTATCTCCTGACTTCGAAGAAAGAGGGATCCAACCTTCATGACCTCGAACCAGATCGCCGACAAGCCGGACGTGGAGACCGCGAACGAGATGGGCGCGTTGCGACGGCTTCTGCCCCCGGTGTCGCGCAGGAAGACGCGTATCGGTCTGGTGGCAGGCGGGCTGGGGGCCTACTGGCCGCAATTCCCGCAGCTGCTGCCCCAGTTGAAGGAATCCGCCCGATACGTGACCGAGCGGTTCCAGGCCCTGGACGCCGAAGTCACCGATGTCGGCTTCGTGTCGGACGCCCGCGAGTCCGAAGTCGCCGCCGAGAAGCTGCGCATGGCCGACTGCGATCTCATCGTCGTGTTCCTCGCCACGTACCTGACGTCGTCCATGGTGCTTCCGATCGCGCAGCGTTCGGGTACTCCGGTGCTGGTGATCGATCTGCAACCGACGGAGAAGATGGATCACGCGTCCTTCGATACGGGCAGTTGGCTGGCGTATTGCGGGCAGTGTCCGGTGCCCGAGGTCGGGAATGTCTTCCGTCGCGCGGGCATACCGTTCCGCTCGGTATCAGGGTGGTTGCGCGATCCCAACGCCTGGCGGCGCATTGAGCGTTGGGTCGCCGCGTCGAAGGTCAGGGCGGCGCTCCGGCACGCGCGGCACGGTTTGATGGGGCATCTCTACCCCGGGATGCTCGATGTCTCCACGGACATGACGCTGCTGTCGGCCCAGTTCGGCTCCCACGTCGAAGTCCTGGAATTCGACGATCTCCGGGTCCGGGTCGCCGACGTCGGCGACGGACAGGCCAAGGAGCGGATGAACCTGGCCAGGGAGATCTTCTCCGTGGACGACTCCGTGGCCGACGAGGACTTCGAGTGGGCCGCCCGGGTCTCTGTCGGCCTCGACCGGCTGGTCGAGGACTTCGGGGTGACCACTCTCGCCTACTACCACCGTG
Protein-coding sequences here:
- a CDS encoding SDR family oxidoreductase, coding for MRDDAEMRQVLAGQTALGRVGEPEEIGDAIATLASEGLRWVTAQRIEVSGGALL
- a CDS encoding LacI family DNA-binding transcriptional regulator is translated as MSSKPPARIQDVAEAAGVSTSTVSNVLNRPERVSADTAARVRTVVAALDYVPHPGAASLRSGRASSVGLVLPDIANSFYARIARGATDAAYRHGLSLVLCDSGDHPDRERSYFTMLAEQRAVGVVVAPLGADPDRLTRLRQRGIPLVLTDRTMPAQDGCSVAVDDVSGGCLAVDHLLNDGARHILVVNGSRTIRQCADRYQGARKAIRSSPDARLEQVVAETMTIEAGAAIARGLNSVPDAVFCTNDFLAVGVCQGLSARGLSIPDDIRVIGYGDLDVATLAAVPLTTIHQPVEDLGRAAIDLLIDEIEASDEHVHETRVFPPRLVVRGSTCG
- a CDS encoding zinc-binding dehydrogenase, translating into MRALLTTGTPPAWTVTEIAPPAVAPDQVLVEVATAGLNRADLLMREGAYVPSSADWNVGPDRVVFEMAGRVRTVGDRVTGIVPGDCVMAQTGGACAELVAVDHRLLLPVPDLQDLVAAAGLPSALLTEYDALTGAARFRPGDRVLITGGAGGVGHIGVQLARALGAGTVIATTRSRAKAGLLRELGATRVIDTACEDIATALGPDAFDVCLDHLGGPVLAGLLGAAAPRARIVQIGRLAGAHVRLDLETLAARRIQLIGTTFRGREADELHALTARVREALPGLLRTHDVRPLVDSVLDLSEAERAGQLLDRPGLTGKVILRIGV
- a CDS encoding UDP-N-acetylglucosamine--N-acetylmuramyl-(pentapeptide) pyrophosphoryl-undecaprenol N-acetylglucosamine transferase, which gives rise to MTGGGTGGHTYPALTAVRTLQARLAAAGRGLEVLWVGKEDSLEARVAAGEGIAFTSVAVGKIRRSKNPIKLASPANVADMSRVPLGVLQARKAINAFRPDVVLATGGYVAVPVGIAATRLCRVPLVVHEQTVRLGLANKTLAGAASRVAVSSESTLPLLPEAVRNRAVVTGNPVRPEVLSGQPDKAIDVLNLTGFDRRLPTVYVTGGAQGSQQINELVKSVLPWLLERANVIHQCGPDHVEGLREAATGLPAQLAARHHLTAYVGSELPDVLALADVVLSRSGAGTIAELTALGKAAVLVPLATSAGNEQAHNARHLEDAGAAVALVGDVTPQRLQEAVTPLLADETQRSEMAARARAHGRPDAAERLVDVVLSVVDGQHR
- a CDS encoding MBL fold metallo-hydrolase, which gives rise to MSQVNLAHSHAPGHDDLVPSRYALKVGDIDVMVISDGVLPITTTTLAHNAAKDDLAAWLGDMFLPLEVCNWPLNVAVVRSGDRTILVDSGLGTEFPGFPRAGRLAMRLDAAGIDPASVTDVVLTHLHMDHIGGLLVEGLRGRLRQDLQVHLAAAEAEFWDAPDFSHTVMPGPVPDVLRKTASQFLDVYRSQLRPFETEYEVAPGVVMQRTGGHTPGHSIIRLESGGDRLTFAGDAVFQTGFDKPDWHNGFDHDPEEAARVRFRLLTELAANGGQLLAAHLPFPAACHVAVDGSAFRFVPAVWDY
- a CDS encoding VanZ family protein; this encodes MWEIVLHLTPLTVAGFLLLCAVLPWAAVALQARARDVVPVLSRALLVLCLLVVLAATLIPDQSLGSGGQRYVIWLPGEGLWGDHMSTLGMSDTERGMIVRLQLANALMFVPLGLLLVLASRQPRLGRAALTCLALSLLIEAAQYAMNAGRTVDIDDVLFNTLGGILGGLLAYLPHRMLSPASQPRHAQ
- a CDS encoding L-fucose/L-arabinose isomerase family protein codes for the protein MGALRRLLPPVSRRKTRIGLVAGGLGAYWPQFPQLLPQLKESARYVTERFQALDAEVTDVGFVSDARESEVAAEKLRMADCDLIVVFLATYLTSSMVLPIAQRSGTPVLVIDLQPTEKMDHASFDTGSWLAYCGQCPVPEVGNVFRRAGIPFRSVSGWLRDPNAWRRIERWVAASKVRAALRHARHGLMGHLYPGMLDVSTDMTLLSAQFGSHVEVLEFDDLRVRVADVGDGQAKERMNLAREIFSVDDSVADEDFEWAARVSVGLDRLVEDFGVTTLAYYHRGLDGEQHERLGAGMILGASLLTARGIPAAGEYELRTSAAQLVSDSLGAGGSFTEIQALNFTDGVVEMGHDGPAHLAVSAQEPMLRGLGVYHGKRGWGVSVEFDVEHGPVTAFGIGQDRDGTLVFVASEGKTVPGPLLAIGNTTSRVDFGRDPGEWVDAWSDTGIGHHWALSTGHRAAEYEAAAHLMGVPFRQV